In Mustela lutreola isolate mMusLut2 chromosome 1, mMusLut2.pri, whole genome shotgun sequence, one genomic interval encodes:
- the MISFA gene encoding mitochondrial sheath formation-associated protein, whose product MIVLGWMLFVGLACYMGTFPEFMPPTLKWKEKWSVQEDKTRLRSQTLEDPQL is encoded by the exons ATGATTGTACTTGGCTGGATGCTTTTTGTTGGACTTGCATGTTACATGGGCACATTTCCGGAGTTCATG CCTCCAACCCTGAAGTGGAAAGAGAAGTGGTCTGTTCAGGAGGACAAGACACGACTGAGGAGCCAGACCTTGGAAGACCCGCAGCTCTGA